GCGATGTTGCGTAACTCATAGAACATCAATCACGACCTCAGTAGTTGGTTCAGTGTGCCGGTGCTGTCGGCAAACTTGTCGGTGGGGATGTTCATCGCCTGGAGCAGCGTTACAAACAGATTTGTCAGCGGTACCTTTTTGTTATCGACAAACTCGTGCAGATGGCCGTGCTGGAATCCCATGTTCTTGCCGCCCGCGAGCTGCAGCGGATAGTTATGGCCGCTGTGCGCGTCGTGTGGATGGGCCGAGCCATAGAGGACCAGTGTGTTGTCGAGCATCGTGCCGTCGCCCTCTTTCGTATTGGCAAGTCGCTTGAGGAAGTAGGCGTGATTGTCGTTGCGCCAGCGGTCCCACTGGCCGGAGAAGTCGGCAGGCCGCTTGTGCGAAATGTCGTGGGTCGCGCCCTTGTAGCCCAGCGCGTAGTTGGCGTAGTTCCAGAGCTCGCTGTCCTGGGAATATTCGCTCTCGGTCATGAAGGTTGCCAGGCGAGTCTGGTCCGTGACGAACGCGAGATAGGCCAGGTCATACATCACGCGGATATAATCAGCGGGGCGTCCCCCGTGGTTGACTTCCAGGTTCAGGCCTTTGGTGTCAACTCCCGGCAGCGGCGTGTGGGTCCACTGGCTATTGCGCTCGACCCGCTGCTCGATTTCGCGGACGGATTCGAGATACTCATCCATCTTCCGCTTATCTTCAACTCCCAGCTGTCCGTGGAAGCTCTTGCTGTCTTCCGTGAGCAGGTCGAGGATGCTTGCGTCGCGCTTGAGGCCGGCCCGGACCTGTTCGATTCCCTTGTCGCCGTAGGGGTTGAACAGGCGGTTGAAGATCTCCTGCGGTTTGTGCAGCGAGGGGATCGCCTTGCCCGGACCGCGGTGCGAGAGCGTCTTGGATCTTTGATACGACCCCGTGCCGCCTTCGGTACCCATGACCAACGAGTCATGGCGCGTGAGGTGGCCCAGGTGTTTGGCCATGAGCTGATCGATGGAGATGTTGTTGGTCGTCTCGACCTCGGCCATGTCCGCGCCGGTCAGGAACACATCGCCGCTGCTATGTCCACCCAGCTTGTACCCGCCCTTGTGGTCCAGGCCGCGCAGGTAGGTGACATGGTCTTTCAGCGGCTCGAACGGCTCGGAAGATTTATTGAAAGATTCGATCTTGCCCGGCGATCCCTGAGGCCACCAGCTCCACTCGTGGTGATCGTACGTGCCATCCGGCTTCTTGCGCGAGACGCCACTCTGACCATCAGGCATGTACACGCCGTAGGAGATGTACGTCGCCAGGAAGCGTTTGGGGGCCTGTTTGCCCGTGACGCTGGTAGCTACTTTAGCCACGCCTTCCATCGCACTGAGGTAAGGCAGCGCCAGCGCCACGCCCGCGCCTTTGAGCAAGCCTCGTCGGTTGAGGTGCCAGGATTTCTGTGCCATGGGTTTAGTCTGCTTTCGTTGGTATTGAATCTCGAAAGACATTGCTCTTGCAGATCGAGATGAGAATGTCGCGCATGCCAAAGTCTTTCGCTTTGGCCTCCTCAAATAGTTCTTGCACTGCGAACCGATCACGGTACGTCAGGTGCCTGCCGATACCGTAGGATAACAAACGGCGGATCACGTTCCTGGCGATTTCATTTTTCCGATCCTTAAGCAAGTGTGCCTTGAGTTCGCGCATCCCGTTGACTTCCGGGCCGTGCGGAACGCGGGACTTAGCATCGACCTCGACGACGTTGATCGAGTTGAGATAGGCGTGGTAGCCGGCGAGGTCGATGTGCTGTTGGGCGTTGAAGCCGTTGACGCGCATACCGTCCTTGGGCACCTTGGGCTGATGCCTGCCGATGGCGTTGTACTCCTCGAACGGGATACCCCAAGGATCGAGTCGGAAGTGACAATTGTTGCAGGACTCGACTGTGCGGTGCTTTTTCAGGAGTTGGGCAATCGAGAGTGCCTGCTCCAGCGACGCCCCGGCTGAGTCGCTAAGTGCCGGGACCTCGGACGGGGGCGGTGCAACGGTGTCGCCCAGGATCGCCTCGCGCAGCCAGACCGCGCGGTAGATCGGGTGCGGAGCCGTGCCCGTGCCGTTGCCGATCAGCACTGAGCCGTGCGTAAGCAAGCCGCCGAGCTGATGCTCGGGCTTGATCGGAACCGGGCGCATGTTCATGCCCTTGACTCCCTCAACGCCGTAGTGCTTTGCGAGCCGTTCATTGAGGTAGGCGAAATCCGAGTCCACGACATTGAGAACACTCGCGTTGCTACGGATCAACTCGCCGACGAAGCCGACGGTCTCCTGTAACATGTAGTCGCGCGTCGATGGGCGGTAGGGCATCTCGGTCCCGGCCGTCTCGCCGATCGGGACCCGATACAGGAACCGTGGGTAGAGCTGGGTGTTGATCGGGACGGTCAACGTCTTTTCGATGCTCAGCCACTGGAGCGTGAAGTCCTCAACAAACTGCAGCGCTCGCTCGTCCTTGAGCATCCGCGACACCTGCCGTTCGATCACGGCAGGGTCAGTGAGCTTTTCTTGCGCCGCGAGCTCAAGCAACTCCCGGTCGGGCATCGACGCCCAGAGGAAGTACGAGAGGCGGGAGGCCATCGCGTAGTGCTCCTCCGTCGCCGGGTCCGACTCCGTGTGATACAGGAACCGCGGCGCGATGAGTACCTTGGCAAGGGTCTCGCGCATCGCCGCCTCAAACGTCTCCATGCTCGGGCGGATCAGGCTGTAGATTTTGGCGAACCGCTCGACCTCCTGCTCGGTGACAGGCCGCCGGTAGGCCCGGGCCATGAAGCGCCGCAGCACAGCACGGACGTAGGCGAGCTCGTCGGTGTCTCGTAGCGGCGAGTCGAACAAGATTTCGGTGTGGTGCTTGGGCGGCCACACGTCGGTCACCGGCGCTTCAAACTCGATCCAGTTGACCACGGCACGCGGCATCGTCATCTGGCGGGTAAACGCATAATGTTGGCCATCGTTAAGCGTACCGTCGTCATAGATCACGTTTACCCTCATAGTCCTCTTATCAATATGCTTGCCCTTATTGACTCCCTTAGTTTCTAGTTCCGTTGAGAAGGGGTGGTTCTCAATTCGGCCGCGGAACTCGAAGTTCTTAGGCTCATCGGGGCTGTTATTGAGCGTGAATGTTGCAATGTTTTTGGATGCTTTTTCGTTGTGGTCTCCGCCCTGGTAATCGCCCATATTCAATTGAAGGGTCGCTTCGTCGTGCCCGGCCGGCGGGATCGCAGATGCCGAGAACCGAAGACGGAACTCGCCGTGCCTTGGAGCGCCACTCAAGCTAATTGCTTTACCCGAGAAGGCGGTTATCTCGTCCTCACCAAGCCCCTTATCACTACCGACGGCGGTCCACTCACCGCGCCACTTGAAGACCTCCGGCTTCTCGCGATCAACGATTGCAGCACGCATCGCCTTGCGCGCAACCTCCAGGTAGCGGTCCAGTTGCTCCGGGCCGATCCGCATCAGCTCGGCGGTGTTGTTAAAGTGGTAATAGTGCTTTGGGTCTTCGGGCAAATCGTCGATGACGTCAAACTCGAAACCCAGCAGATCGCTGATCGTGTTCTCGTATTCGACGTTGGTCAGCCTGCGCGTTCTCGCTTCGCGTTTCTCGGCGCTGGCCTTGAGTACGTAATCGCGCATCCCCGACTCGATCCAATGCTTCACCGCTTGGGTCTGGGCCTTAGTGGGCTGAGACTCGTCGATGGGCGGCATCTCACCGGACTCGAGCATCTCCAGCACAGCCTCCCACTTCTCGAGCTCCTGCCCCTTCGACAAGTCGCCATCGAGCGAGTGCAGCGTGATCTTGCCCTTGCTTTTCTCCGGCCCGTGGCACTTGACGCAGTAGGTCTGGAAGAACGGGCTGACGCCGTCTTGGAATCCCGGCAGACCTGGGGCGATGGACTGAGCGTCCCCTTCCTTGGCAGCGACGGCGCGGTTCTTGCCCAGCTCGTCCGCAGCCTCGGACTTGGCTTGCCACGCAGTTCCGAGGCAATGTGCAAGGAAAAACAGGACTGCAGTAGTTGCAACGTGTGTTTGTCGGTTCATGAAGGCATTGTAGTCTACTGATGGCCTAATTGATCGACCACGGACAAGCGGCTCCCCGAGGGGAACAGATTGCGCAAAAGCATTCTCTTTTGCGAGTGCTGTAACCGTTTTCTGAAAGACTAGTTGCTGCGTTCGAGACCCTTTCGGTCTAGAAAATCGAGAGGAACCGTCCACGGAATGAACCTCGCGGAACTAGCAGTGATGACGACGACGGACGTTTATATGGATTGTTCGCTGGCTGCGCGAGGAACTTAAACGGCGCCGACCGCTCCAAATTGGCGGTCTGAACTCTTCCAACATCGGGCTTTCCAACAAGCGTTAGCTTGCGCACGCCCGAACCTTCCCTTAGGTCGACTTTTCGAGTCTGACCCAAATCAAGCTGGGGCTGGCGGTGCTCTCAAAGTAGTAGACGCGGTTCGCCCCGATGGTGACTCCGACGCTCGGGTTGACCATCTTGTTCGGCTCGTTGGTTGCGAGACTTCACTTCTTGAACCAGCCGAGATCGACAAGGAAACCTTCGGCATCAGCGAGCGTCTCGTCGTAATACTCGGCGCGACGGAAGAAAGTGTGTCCCGCACCGTCGTAGCCGACCAGTTTGCACTGCCTTTCTGCCTTCTTCATCGCACTCTCGAACGCGACGACGGAAGCGTAGGGAACCGTGGTGTCCTCCCTGCCATGAAGGACCAGGGTCGGCGGCGTGTGCGGGCCGATGTGATGTGTCGGCGAGATCACCTCTGCCGCCACGCCAAATCGTTTGACGCTGAGCTTCCCTGGCCTGACCCCTGTGGGTTGCCAGCCCGCGATGGGAGCGAGCGTGGTGGCAGGGTTGAAGAGGATCATGGCGTTCGGACGTTCGTCGCTGCCCAAACCAGTGATCGTGCCGGTGGCGGCGGCGAGGTGACCACCGGCGGAACCTCCGGAGGCGGCAATCTTGTCCGGATCAATGCCGAGACGCTGAGCATTTTCCCGGACCCAGGCGATGGCGGCCTTGGCGTCTTTCACGCATTCCACCACTTGTACGCCATGCCGGGACTCCACTCGGTAGTCGGCGGTGATGGCGATCATGCCGCGATTGGCGAAATGCCGGGCCTGCTTTTCGAACTGATCCGGTGAACCCCCATGCCAACCACCGCCAAAGAAGAACACAATCGCGGGCTTCGGCGTCTTGGGGTCCGATTCCCCGAAGATCCAAAGCTTCAGCTCGGTGGAGCCGATCTTTCGGTACGTCTCGACGCGGGCGTCTTTCAATATAGGAGGATAAGAAGACCGAGCGAAAAGCGGCGCGGCGACGAGGCAGAGCACGAGAAAGACGATGGATTTCCGAGGGTATCGGTGTTGAAGTATTGGAGTTGGGTTCTGTTCACGATCATTCATGGTGGTCCCTCGGGTTTGTTGCCAGTGAATTTACGTTGGCGAGTGTTGGGGCTTGCGGCTCACGGTGTGGTCGGTTTCGGCAGCGCGGGCTCAATGCTGGCAACCACTTGTTTGGCCAGCACGGCGGAACCTCCTGGCGAGAAATGTACGTTGGCACGCAGTTGGATCTGCTTCAACTGCGGCAGTGCAAACGTGTAGAGATCGTCAATCGCGACGCCGTTCTCGTCCATGATCTTCCTGGCGATGGCGTTGTAGGCGAGGACATCGCTGTTTTTGCGACCGGGTTTCAAGTCGCCGTCCGGCACGGGCGTTGTGGCGCACCAGATCAGCTTCGCGTTGGTGGCCTTAAGTCGGCTGACCAGTTCGCGGAGGTTTTTCTCGTAGTCTTCGGGAGACACAAAGTTCTTGCCGTCAGTGCCGAACTTGAGATCGTGGAGACCCCAGTTGAAATGGATCAAATCCCATTTGCCGTCACCGAGCCAGGCCTTCAGATTCTCCAAACCTTTGGTCGTCTGCCCGCCGTTTGTCGGGATGCGATGGACGTTGGCCTTGCCCGCCAGCAGCTTCTGCACTTCGGGTGTGTAGCCTTTGGAGATGGAGTCGCCGATGAGCAGCACGCGTGGCAATTTCGGGTCGCCAGCCGGCTGGCCGCGCTTTCGAGCATGGGCGGGCCCCGCCAAAAAAACGGCGAGGACTAAGGGGATAATCAGCGCAAAGAGTTTCATGGTTCTGGGTTTCATTGTTGGGCTTTTGATTTTCTCTTCTGCTTGGCTTTTGGAGCCCTACTTATCATCGGTATCACTGGTCTTTCAACATCGCGAGGTTCGCTTCCGCAAACGCCTGGCCCATGAGCGCGAACGTCTTCGCGCAGCCGAGGTAGTGATAGCCAGCGTTGGAGGCTCCGCGTGTCCACTTGGCGGCCTCCTCTGGCGAGATCACTTCGGCTTCATACTTCTTGAGATATTCCTTCTGCTGCGCGTCGGTCATGGTGCCGTCCTTGTTCGGGCCATTCTTGCCTTTGTTTTTGAGAGTGGCGGCCATCGCTTTGATTTTGCCGCGTTTTTCATCAATGGCCGCAAGTTCCTCGGCCCAGAACGGCGCGGTCTCCACGGCGGCAACGTTTCCTTTGAACTCCGGTAACGCCGTCGGCGCAGCCATCGCCTTGCGGAAGGCGATCGTGCTTTCGTTGGCCTTCAAGCCGCCAACACCGAGCACGCCGATGACGAAGGGCATTTTCGGCGCGGACAAATCCTTGCGTACATCGCGGATGAAGTCTGCCATCCACTTGCTGTAATTCGTGTAGTCACGCGTCTTGCCGTCCTGGCCTGTCGGATAAGTGTTGCCGTCCACGAGGTCGTTGAAGCCTTGCAGCCACACGAAGCCCGAGATTTCGTAGCCAGCCGCAGGGTCATAAGCCGGGCAGACGCGCTTCGGGTCTGCGAGCACTGATTTCACATGCTCGACCATGTAGCGGTAGAAGCGTCCGGTCTCCTTTGCCTTCAACGCTTTCTCAGCGGCGATGTCCTTCCCCTGTTTCTGCATTTGCGCGAGCTGCGCCTCGCTGAACTCGTAAGGCCCCGCGCTCGGCGGGCGAAACTCGGTGTTCAGGCTCCTGCCGCCCCACGCCGTCTTGATGATGAGCACAGGTTCCTTGAGCGCGGCGTCCATCGTGAGGCCAAAGGTAAATTCCGGGCCGATTTTCCCGCCGTCCTCCGTCGGCTTATCGCCTCGCGCGCCGAAGCCTGCGGTGAGCTTGCCGATTCCCTCGCCATTGGCGCTGCCGTCATACCTGCCGGTGAAGTAGGAGATCCAAACGTGATCGCACACGCGCGGTTTGCCATCTGCACCGCGCATTTGCTGCAAAAGCGGTGCGGTGGCCGGATCGTCGCCGATGTAGTCAAAGGTCTCGATCTTTGCATGCCCCTCCATGTTCGATTGACCGGCAAGAATGAAGACCTTCAGAGGTTTTCTTTCAACCGCGAGTAATTGGCCGCATACGAGTACAGAGAGCACAACGAGAGTGGGGATAAGTTTCATGGTCTGAATGGCTATAACTTGTTGAAACACGAGGAAAACTATCTCTTCACCGCGCGAACCAGTCGATCGAGATTGGGAGTCTTGAACTCCGAATCGGCAACAGCCCGAGCGGCCATAGCAGGTTGCTCATTTCTTCCCTTTCCCTTTCTTCTTCGGCGAGTCGTTTTTCGTCGGGTCGTCCGGCCCACCGCCGAATTGCTTCCAATACAGTTCTTTGTAAGGATTGACCTTGGGCCCAACGGCGTCTTCATTGACCAGTAGCGGCTGCACGTCGGTCCACCAATCGTCGTAGGCCGAGCGGAGCTTCGCAACCTCGTCAGGATGCTTGTCGATGACGTTGGTCGTTTCGCCCCTATCGGCTTGCAGATCGTATAGCTCCCGGTCTTCCACCAGCCGGAAGCGGCTATCGCGGATTGACGAGCTCTTGTGCTTCGACTGGGCCACTTGCCCTTTGGCCCAACGGCCGACATGGGTGACCAGCGTAAGATCCGCCCATTGGGCATTGGGATCTGCCAACAACGGCAGCAGACTTCGCCCCTCCACTTGTTTCTGCAGGTCGGCGCTTAGCTTAACGCCGGCGAGTTCAGCCAGCGTGGGGAGGATGTCGATGTGCGCGGTCAGTGCGGAGCAATCAACACCTGCTGCGAGCTTACTCGGCCAGCGCCAGAACGCCGGCGAGTGCGTGCCGCCGGAATACATCGAGCCTTTGCCGGCGCGATAACCGCCGCTATACAGTCGTGTGTGCGTGCCGCCATTGTCGCTCATAAAAATCACGAGCGTGTCGTTTTCGATGTCCAACTCCTTGAGCTGTGCCAGCACCTTGCCGATGTTGTCGTCGATGTTCGTGATCATTGAGTAGTAGGCAACATCGCCAGCGGCCAGTTGCTTGCCGCCGATTTCTTTTCCTTCATAGAGCTTGTCGTACTGCGCTCCGGGACTAACCAGCGGCCCGTGCGGAGCATTCGGCGTGATGTAGGCAAAAAACGGAGTGCTCTTGCTCTCGCTGCGATTCGCCTTGATCCACTTCATCGCTTGCGCGAAAAACAGATCAGTGCAATAGCCCTTCGTCTTCACAAAAGTGCCGTTGTGGCGAATAGCGGGATCAAAATACTTGTTGTTCGGCGCATCACCGCAACTGCCGGGATAAGACTGACCAATGCCGCCGGCGCCATGAATGAACACTTCGTCGAATCCGCGATTCTGCGGCTGATAAGGCTCTTCGTCGCCCAGATGCCATTTCCCGAAGATGCCGGTCGTGTAACCGGCCGACTTCAGAACCTGAGCTAGGGTGATGGTCGTGAGCGCCATCCGCTCGCGTTCGTTGATCGTGTGCGTGACACCATTCTTGAATTCATGCCTCCCGCTCAAGAGCGACGACCGCGTCGGAGCGCAGGTTGGGCTGACATGAAAATCCGTGAAGTGTGTGCCCTGGGCATACAGCCGGTCAAGGTTCGGTGTTTTGATCAGTGGATTGCCATGCGCGGCAATGTCTCCCCAGCCCATGTCGTCCGGCATGACCAAAACAATATTCGGCTTCGAACCCGCCATGGTCGCGCGATCGGCGGAGGCCGCGCGGTTATTCGCGCCGAGGACAACACTCCCTACGAGGCAAGCGAGGAGCAGATGAAATGACATTCCTTGCCGAAGCATAGTTGTCTCCCAAAGAGTTAAATGCGATTTCGGAATGGTCCCAGTTTAAGCAACGAAGATCGTCGACGGAGCGATGGACTTACGCCGGAGCGCTCACTTTGCTGCTTTCTTTTTGTTGCCTTTCTGGGGCGCTCCTTTGGCAGGTTCAGGTTCATCGTGCTTGCCGAATTTGGCACGCCGATCGCGTTCGTGACGGTCCGTCGCAGCAAACGTCCCTTCCTGAACCGGCTGGTGAGCCTGCCTGGCCAGGTCAGTCAACTTAGCGAGCACCGCGGGCTGCGCAGCTGCCAGATCCTTGGATTCGCTCGGGTCGGTGGACAGGTCATACAGTTCCCAAGATTGCGCTGCGCGCGGACGAACCGCGCGCCAATTGGCTTGCCGGATTGCGGTCCAGCCGTTGATCTCCCAATAGAGATAATCGTGCGTCGCCTGCTTGCGGCCTGCGGCTGATTCACCGATCAACTCGGGTAAGATCGAGAGGCCATCAATACCAGCGGGTGCCTTAGCTCCGGTAACTTCGGCAATCGTGGGTAACACGTCCGGAAAATAGCCCAGGTGTTCGCTCACTCGCCCGGCCGGCATTTTGCCGGGCCAACGAGCAATGAAGGGAACCCGAACGCCACCTTCATAGAGCGTCCCTTTGGTGCCCCGATACTCGACTCCAGTCTGGGGGTGCTTGTTGGCCAGATGCAGGCCGCGAGGATGTTCCGCGGATTTGAAGTAATCGTTGCCGCCGTTGTCGCCACTGAAAAACACGAGGGTATTCTGCTCGATCCCGAGCTCCTTCAAGAGCGCCAGCACTTCACCGACCTGCCGGTCCACGAGCGTGACCATGGCAGCATAGCGGCGGGCCAGCTCGGACCACGGCTTGTCTTTGTAAATTGACCAGGCGGGATCTTCGTCCGGAATGTCGAAATTACCGTGCGGAGGCGTATAGGGCAGGTACGCCAAAAACGGCTGCCGGCTATGCTCACGGATGAACTTCATCGCCTCGCCGTGAATGACATACTGCGAGTAAGTCTTCCCTTGGCTGCCGCCGTTGTTACCCGCCAACGGGACCTCTTCGCTATTGCGGATCAGATAGGGCGGGTAATAAGTGTGCGCGTGGACTTGATCGTAGTAACCGAGGAAGACATCGAATCCGTGCTTCTCAGGCACGCCGGTCGAGTCGCGGCCGCCGCAACCCCACTTGCCGAATCCGCCCGTCGCATAGCCCAGCGGCTTTAACATCGAGGCAATCGTTTCCTCCTCGCCTCGCAAGGGAGTCCCGCCGCCATTCGCGCGCACCGACGTATGTCCGCTATGTTTGCCGGTCAGAAAGCAACAGCGGGTTGGCGCACATACAGAGGAACCAGCGAACAAATTACGGAAGATGATTCCCTCGGCCGCCATCTTGTCGAGGTTCGGCGTTTGGATGTTCTTGCCACCCATGAAGCCTGGTTCGTAGTAACCGAGTTCATCCGCCATGATGTAAATGACGTTAGGTGGGGAAGCTGCCGTGGTGTTTAGCGCGATGACAGCGCAGAGCGTAATCAGGAAGAGTGAGGAGAGCGTTTTCATTAGTCGTCCTGTTTGCTGGACCAGATGAAAGTGAAGTCGAATATCGATGAGCTGTGAAGGGATTTGGGCGGAACACCACGTAGACCCAGTTGCAACCGACTTGTCTGATCGACGGTGGCTAGAAATTCCAGCTTCGTTTGCCGCTTTGGGAGTTCAGTTCAATCCAGTCGACCTCAACCGGCTTGCTACCAGCCGGAAGATAGAGGCGCAAGACTCCGGATTCGCCGCGCCGGGCGGGGATCTTCAGTTCGCGCTCCGTCCAGGTATGCTCCTCTGCTGCAAAGGCTTCCGACTTCCTCGCAGTTTTCGCATCGCTACCTGGAAGCCATTCAACCCAACCTTTGCCACTTCCACCGCGCATGCGAACCACCAGTTTCGCCTCGCCATCGAGAACGCCAGGAGCAAAACCGAAGAAAGGGGCTTCGCTCGTACCGTTGACCGTCGCAACCCCGTCTGCAATACGGACATCGCACCCCCGTGCTTTCCAACCTTGTAATCCAGGGATCGCTCCTGGGTCGTTACGCTCGTTGACCTTTTTGGGTGCTGTCCGCTGGTCGCGGGCTTTGGGTTTCCCGATGTCCTCTGGCCGATACATTGCTAGGCCCCGGTTTCGCGTCGGCGAGATTGTTTGTCTCGCTGATGTCAGCACGCAAATCGTACAGCAGATGATGATGCGACTCTTTGTCACCACCATGAAAGATGCGAATCAGCCTCCAATCGCCGCGATGCACCGAGACTGAAGGTGGCAGCCAGTCTGGCACGGGTGGTGAATGGGGAAAATACTGAAAGAGCGGGCGATCGGCGAACTTCTCACCTTTCAAAACTGGCAGGATGCTCATGCCATCGAACAGCTGCTCCTTCGCGGGCGAAATACCTAGGCCATCCAACAGCGTCGGATAGTAATCTTCACTCTGGAGCGGAACGGCGGTCTTCGAGTTAGCCTCGACCACACCGGGCCAGCATACGACACATGGCACTCGTGTCCCGCCCTCGAACATCGTTGCTTTCCCGCCCCGCAGCGGCGCATTGCTGGTCGGCACCGTGTCGTCCAACTCGCTATACATGTTGCCGCCGTTGTCGGACGTGAAGATGATGATCGTGTTATCGGCGAGCTTGAGTCGATCGAGCGTGTCGAGCAGCGTCCCCACGGCATCATCCATGCTCTCCACCATCGCGGCATAGGTGGGACTACGCTGAGGATCTTTCGGATTCACCCGGCCACGATGTTTCTCAATCAAATCCCGCTTGGCATCAAAGGGGGCATGAACACTGAACATCCAATAGTTGAGGAAGAACGGCTCATCTTTGTGCTGTTCGATCCACGCCGTCGCCTCCTTGGCCATGCGGTCTTCAATATGCTGATGGGGCACGTTGGGATCGGGGTCGAAATCCTTGAACTTCCAAGGCGCTACATAGCTCCCAGCAGGTCCAGGCCCAGGATGATGAGGAATATCGACGTCGAATCCATGTTCCCGGGGCGAATAGGGTTCGTGCCCCAGATGCCACTTACCGAAGTGCCCCGTCGCATAGCCTGCAGCCTTGAGCGATTTTGCCAGCGTGGCATAGTCCGTTTTCAGTCGCGTCACTGTTTCCGGCTGGACTGACTTGGCAGAGGGCGGCGCTGACACTCCCGCAGTGGCCTTCAAAACGACTTGGGGAAGATGGCAGTTCGGTGTCGTGATGCCGGTCCTGGCCGGGCTCAATCCAGTCAGAATTGCCGAGCGGGTCGGCGAGCAAAGTGGACTGGCCGAATATGCGTGCGTAAACGTCATCCCGCGTTTGGCGAGTCGTTCAAGGTTCGGTGTGTTGTAGAACTTCGTGTGGCCGTAGAGCGTCGTGTCTGCCCACCCGAGATCGTCCGCGAGGATGAAGACAACATTCGGTCGAGCAGATTCCTGCGCAAGGCCTACGGCGGATTGAAACACATACAGGGCGACGGCAAACAAAACATGTTTCATGGCAGGCTGCAAGGAAATGAGGCTAACGGGTTCGGACGCTGGTCGTAGCTAAATGAGTGTGGGACAACGCGTTTACTTCTTCTCCTGCTTCAGCAGTTCGACCATCCCCTTACCTAACGCCTCACCCACAAGCATGTAGGTCTCGGCGTTCTGGTTGTAGTGGTAGCCTTGGTTCTTCGGCGATATGTCTGCTTCACGCCAAAAGTCGCGTGACTCGACCGTCAGCACGTTCCCCTTGAACTCCGGGTACTTCCCCTTGTCGCCGCTGACAGCAAGCTG
Above is a window of Anatilimnocola aggregata DNA encoding:
- a CDS encoding DUF1552 domain-containing protein, translating into MAQKSWHLNRRGLLKGAGVALALPYLSAMEGVAKVATSVTGKQAPKRFLATYISYGVYMPDGQSGVSRKKPDGTYDHHEWSWWPQGSPGKIESFNKSSEPFEPLKDHVTYLRGLDHKGGYKLGGHSSGDVFLTGADMAEVETTNNISIDQLMAKHLGHLTRHDSLVMGTEGGTGSYQRSKTLSHRGPGKAIPSLHKPQEIFNRLFNPYGDKGIEQVRAGLKRDASILDLLTEDSKSFHGQLGVEDKRKMDEYLESVREIEQRVERNSQWTHTPLPGVDTKGLNLEVNHGGRPADYIRVMYDLAYLAFVTDQTRLATFMTESEYSQDSELWNYANYALGYKGATHDISHKRPADFSGQWDRWRNDNHAYFLKRLANTKEGDGTMLDNTLVLYGSAHPHDAHSGHNYPLQLAGGKNMGFQHGHLHEFVDNKKVPLTNLFVTLLQAMNIPTDKFADSTGTLNQLLRS
- a CDS encoding DUF1592 domain-containing protein, which encodes MNRQTHVATTAVLFFLAHCLGTAWQAKSEAADELGKNRAVAAKEGDAQSIAPGLPGFQDGVSPFFQTYCVKCHGPEKSKGKITLHSLDGDLSKGQELEKWEAVLEMLESGEMPPIDESQPTKAQTQAVKHWIESGMRDYVLKASAEKREARTRRLTNVEYENTISDLLGFEFDVIDDLPEDPKHYYHFNNTAELMRIGPEQLDRYLEVARKAMRAAIVDREKPEVFKWRGEWTAVGSDKGLGEDEITAFSGKAISLSGAPRHGEFRLRFSASAIPPAGHDEATLQLNMGDYQGGDHNEKASKNIATFTLNNSPDEPKNFEFRGRIENHPFSTELETKGVNKGKHIDKRTMRVNVIYDDGTLNDGQHYAFTRQMTMPRAVVNWIEFEAPVTDVWPPKHHTEILFDSPLRDTDELAYVRAVLRRFMARAYRRPVTEQEVERFAKIYSLIRPSMETFEAAMRETLAKVLIAPRFLYHTESDPATEEHYAMASRLSYFLWASMPDRELLELAAQEKLTDPAVIERQVSRMLKDERALQFVEDFTLQWLSIEKTLTVPINTQLYPRFLYRVPIGETAGTEMPYRPSTRDYMLQETVGFVGELIRSNASVLNVVDSDFAYLNERLAKHYGVEGVKGMNMRPVPIKPEHQLGGLLTHGSVLIGNGTGTAPHPIYRAVWLREAILGDTVAPPPSEVPALSDSAGASLEQALSIAQLLKKHRTVESCNNCHFRLDPWGIPFEEYNAIGRHQPKVPKDGMRVNGFNAQQHIDLAGYHAYLNSINVVEVDAKSRVPHGPEVNGMRELKAHLLKDRKNEIARNVIRRLLSYGIGRHLTYRDRFAVQELFEEAKAKDFGMRDILISICKSNVFRDSIPTKAD
- a CDS encoding alpha/beta hydrolase, whose protein sequence is MNDREQNPTPILQHRYPRKSIVFLVLCLVAAPLFARSSYPPILKDARVETYRKIGSTELKLWIFGESDPKTPKPAIVFFFGGGWHGGSPDQFEKQARHFANRGMIAITADYRVESRHGVQVVECVKDAKAAIAWVRENAQRLGIDPDKIAASGGSAGGHLAAATGTITGLGSDERPNAMILFNPATTLAPIAGWQPTGVRPGKLSVKRFGVAAEVISPTHHIGPHTPPTLVLHGREDTTVPYASVVAFESAMKKAERQCKLVGYDGAGHTFFRRAEYYDETLADAEGFLVDLGWFKK
- a CDS encoding SGNH/GDSL hydrolase family protein, with the protein product MKLFALIIPLVLAVFLAGPAHARKRGQPAGDPKLPRVLLIGDSISKGYTPEVQKLLAGKANVHRIPTNGGQTTKGLENLKAWLGDGKWDLIHFNWGLHDLKFGTDGKNFVSPEDYEKNLRELVSRLKATNAKLIWCATTPVPDGDLKPGRKNSDVLAYNAIARKIMDENGVAIDDLYTFALPQLKQIQLRANVHFSPGGSAVLAKQVVASIEPALPKPTTP
- a CDS encoding sialate O-acetylesterase; this encodes MKLIPTLVVLSVLVCGQLLAVERKPLKVFILAGQSNMEGHAKIETFDYIGDDPATAPLLQQMRGADGKPRVCDHVWISYFTGRYDGSANGEGIGKLTAGFGARGDKPTEDGGKIGPEFTFGLTMDAALKEPVLIIKTAWGGRSLNTEFRPPSAGPYEFSEAQLAQMQKQGKDIAAEKALKAKETGRFYRYMVEHVKSVLADPKRVCPAYDPAAGYEISGFVWLQGFNDLVDGNTYPTGQDGKTRDYTNYSKWMADFIRDVRKDLSAPKMPFVIGVLGVGGLKANESTIAFRKAMAAPTALPEFKGNVAAVETAPFWAEELAAIDEKRGKIKAMAATLKNKGKNGPNKDGTMTDAQQKEYLKKYEAEVISPEEAAKWTRGASNAGYHYLGCAKTFALMGQAFAEANLAMLKDQ
- a CDS encoding arylsulfatase, whose amino-acid sequence is MLRQGMSFHLLLACLVGSVVLGANNRAASADRATMAGSKPNIVLVMPDDMGWGDIAAHGNPLIKTPNLDRLYAQGTHFTDFHVSPTCAPTRSSLLSGRHEFKNGVTHTINERERMALTTITLAQVLKSAGYTTGIFGKWHLGDEEPYQPQNRGFDEVFIHGAGGIGQSYPGSCGDAPNNKYFDPAIRHNGTFVKTKGYCTDLFFAQAMKWIKANRSESKSTPFFAYITPNAPHGPLVSPGAQYDKLYEGKEIGGKQLAAGDVAYYSMITNIDDNIGKVLAQLKELDIENDTLVIFMSDNGGTHTRLYSGGYRAGKGSMYSGGTHSPAFWRWPSKLAAGVDCSALTAHIDILPTLAELAGVKLSADLQKQVEGRSLLPLLADPNAQWADLTLVTHVGRWAKGQVAQSKHKSSSIRDSRFRLVEDRELYDLQADRGETTNVIDKHPDEVAKLRSAYDDWWTDVQPLLVNEDAVGPKVNPYKELYWKQFGGGPDDPTKNDSPKKKGKGKK